GAGTAGCCAATGCTTACAATGATCAGTTTATTTTCGTCTTTTGCTTTTTTTAAAGCTTCCGGCCCCCAGGGCATCCAATCTACTGGATTGTGTGCGTGCTGTTTAAGGTAGGGTGAATTTTCAAATTGCAATTGATTCGCCATAAGACGAAGGTAGTGAAAAAGTAATTATTAACGAGGCTGTTGTATTGATTATCCGTTTTTTAGCGTATTGTAAAGAGGAAGGTTATTCTTTTTTTAATAGGGGACTGACTCCTTTTTCAGGATTTGACAAGAAGAAAGGGCTTGTTGAACGTTTGATCAGTTTTCTATATGAAAATAATCCTTACTTCCGTCAACCAAAGGGCCTGAAAGAATTTAAGGAAAAATTTGATCCCTGCTGGGTCGAGAAATTTGTGGTGTATTCGCATGATTTGGATTTGATTTCAGTGCCTTTGGTGATTGATAAGGCAATGAAATCAAATGTGGGCAAGTGATAAGCTGATCTTATCTGAAGATAAGTTTGTTCTTTGATCGGATTTTAATCAATTATTTGCACAAGATCGGCACAATTGCCGCTGAGCATCTGAAAGGTGAAACCGGTATCGAGCTTGATCTCTGCGCAGGATGAGGTGCGTAAATAGGCCGCTTTTCGGGTCAGGTATTCCACTAGATCAGTCAACGTGGGGTTATGTCCAAAGAGCAGTACATGATTGATATGATCGGGAATAGCATTTATGATGGATAGCAAATGCTTGTATGTACATTCATAAATTGTTTCTTCAATTTGGATATCAAAAGAAGAAGAGCCCATGACATCTAGAAAAATACGTGTTGTCTGGAGTGCGCGATTGGCTGGTGAACTGATCACGATACTGTTTTCATCTAAGGTCAATTTTGCCGATAGCTTAGCCGCTACTTGTTTTGCGTGTTGTATGCCGTCGGATGTGAGTGCGCGATCAAAATCGTTTATGCCCGGAATAGTTTCGGCTTTGGCATGTCGGATGATATAAAGTTTTTTACTGTTGTCCATGATTAAAATTTTTGATTCTTATACAATATAAATAATAACGCTTGTTGTTCCGGTTCATTGTGTTTGGGCAATGAGCAGGCTTGCGTATGAATACAAATAATAATACAGGAAGTTTTGAAAAGTATATACTCTATGAATAGTTTTTTACCTCAAGTGATACGTTCACTATCGTGTCAAAGCTAAACCATTGTGTTTTTTTAATGCTTAGAATGGCAAAGCGAAAGTCTTGATTAAAAAGCGAAAATCGTTGTTTTACTTTGATAAAATTATGCTAATTTCGCAGCGTAAAACAATAATTTGTTTTATACATCTATTTGCCGTCAGCTTATTTTATTTATTGAAAAACATCGTTAGCCAAGTCGCGTTTTTTTGTTTCTACCGTTTGATTTTTACTTATGATTCGTAATTTTTTGATACTTTTTTATGGAAGTATTTTTCTAGTGGCTTGCAGCCGTCCGGAGAATTTTTTTGCGCAGGATGTTGAAGCTCCTATTTGGACTGTTGAGCCCATTGATTCCGTTACTTTTGATGGTGATGAAGGTTTGGTCAATATACATACCGTTGCTGACGCTAATTTTAAGGGGTTAAAAAATGCCAACGATTTTATAGATATCTCGGGCGCAAATGCCAGTTATTGTCATCCAGATGTTCTTTATTTTCCCAATAAACTGAATGGGTATAAGTATTGGATGGTTTTTACACCTTATTTTGGCGCAGTTGGAACCAATCAAAATTCAAAGAAATTTGAAAATCCAAGTGTTGTTGTATCAAATGATGGTCTTGATTGGGTAAATCCTCCGGGATTGAGCAATCCAATTATCAATGCTCCCTTTCCCACAGAAAGTTTCGGTGAAAACAAGGTTGATCCGATTCAAGGATTTTGGTCAGATGTCGATTGGATATACTTAAATAATCAGTTTTATCTTTACTATAGGGGGAGTTTTATCACTGCTCAGGCTTTGAAGGGCAAATGTGTGTTAAGTAATACCAATTTTGATCGATTGAAACAAAATGCACATCGCACTATTGTTCAACAAACGTCCACAGATGGTATAAAGTGGTCGAATTTGAATGTCGCCTTTACCAGTAATCCTCCGTTTACTCCCAAAGATGATCATCTATTATCTCCCTCTTTCATTCATGACGGAAGTGAGTTTTTGAGTTATGAAATTGAACTGAATTTTAATTCGAAAAATTTTAAAGGTAAAGATCCTTCTTATGTTGTTCGTAGAACATCTACCGATGGTATTAATTTTACAGGATTTAAGGAAAGCAAAATCATAAATTTTTTAAATAGGCCTTGGTTAAAGGAGGGACGGGTAAATTCACCATGGCATATTCAGGCAACATTTGCCGATGGTTATTATTTCCTTTGCATTGCAGTAGGAGATGTAAAACGATATACTGCGGAGCTGTTGTACATTGGGTATTCTAAAGATGGGTTAAATTTCAAAGTATTACCGAAGCCTCTGTTGAAAAATAATGCTTATAGAAGTTCAATTTTTCCAATGGGCAGCAACGAGTCTTTAATTAAGATGGGAGCAATGATCGGTAATAAATCTGGTGAGTTCAGATATCGGGAATTTACATTAAACAAAGACAAGATCGAGAAATCATTAAAATGATTTCAGCATTTAATATATCATTTCTGTTACTATTTTTGTATATTAAATACTAATGATGGAAAAAAATGGTTGTATGGATCGTCCTTGTCCCATTGCTGTTTCGGTAGTTATACCGGTATACAATGTCGAAAAATATTTAGACGAGACAATCCAAAGTGTGCTTGATCAGGAATTACAAGATTTCGAAATTCTTCTCGTTAATGATGGTAGTCTGGATTCTTCTGCTGCAATATGCCAAAAATATGCATCCTTAGATCCGAGAATTTACTTTTTTGATCAGGACAATGCGGGTGTTTCCGTTGCGAGAAACAATGGTTTGAATCGTGCGCGAGGAGAGTATGTCTATTTTCTAGATTCTGATGATACGATTGATTCCGCATTTTTGTCAGTTTCTTTAGCGATTGCTAAACAGCAAAATTTTGATTTGGTGATTTTGGGCGAACCTTATTGTTCGCGGGCCCCACGTTTGACTGCTGTACCGACATGCGGGTTGCTGATCAAAAGGACCTTATTGGACACTTATCCCGATATTCGTTTTCCTGAAGGAATTCAACCCTGCGAGGATGGCTTGTTTTCACATCGTCTTTTTTTGGTAACCGATAAGATCGGGTTTAATCCTGGCGCGGTATATTTTTATAGACAGCACGAGAACCAAAATCATACGCAAATTAATAGACAGACTGGTCGCTTATTAAAACAGATTCCAATGTGGTTAGAGCTATTGAATGAGTTTTATAAGGAACATAATTTCTTTGCTTCAAAAGCATTAAAATTAGCGCTATTTATCGAACATGAACCTTTTGAGTTTCGTTATTTAAAAATGGCATTCAGTGATCTTGAGAAGGAAGAGCTGTTTAAGTTATTGCAAATTTTTATGCAAGAATATGTAAGCCCACATCTTACCAAAGAAGATAAAGAAGTATTAACGGTGCCTTTTAGCTATTTTGTAGAGGCTCGAGATCATAGGGATTTTGACCAATTTTATGCGGCTTATTGCAAAAGGAGGTCTCAAAAGCTCAAGCAAAGTTTATTCTGGGTTAGGTTTATTCCAATTGCTGGCTTAAGAAGAAAAGTCCGTCAAAGGATCAGACATAAGTATCTCGACGTATGAAGATTTTACTAATACAACATTTGTATTTTCTAAATGGAATAGGTGGAACGGAAAAGATATGTTCTACGCTAGCGAATATACTAAGTACAAATGGGTATGAAGTTGAGATTGCAACCAATGAAAATATAAAAGGCTCAGCAGTTTTTCCGCTGCATAAGTCGGTGAAGGTGACGAATATCTTTGACTCGAGTTTGGAACAGAAGCTCGAGATTCCTATTTATAATTATAAGGGGCCGAACCCACTTTTATGGTTGAAATACAAGGCTCGTAAAAAATACAGCAAGTGGTATAACCGCAAATTAAAGAAACGCATGGGGGGAGCTGATAAATTATATCAGTTTAATTTGCGAAAGCGGGCGATTTTATGGAAGGATTATATTGACAGGCTAAAGCCCGATTTGATTATTACAATGTCCATTGGCTCACTCCTTGAGATCACTTATGGAAATACACTGTCAATCCCCATTATAGACTCTGTCAATGGAAGACCTGATTACGACTATACCAATATTTTAGGGGGAAGAGATGCATTTATGGTTGATTTGTTAACGGCTAGTTTCGCTCAACTGAATGGTGTTCAGATCTTATTTGAGAGCTATCGGGATTTTTTGCCGTCAAATTTTTCCGGACAGTGCTCCGTTATTGCCAATCCAATCCAGCAAGTAGATCCTGGCGATTTAGTTATACATGACGGTATCAAGGAAAGATATAAGATTATTCACGTTGGGCGTTTGGATACCGAGTGTAAGCAGCAGCATATTGCTATTGCAATTTTTGCTAACCTGGCAAACAAATATCCCAATTGGGATTTGGAGTTTTGGGGGATAGGTCCAGACTTTGATCGGTTGAATACACAAATTCGTGATCTTGGATTGTCTGAACGAGTTTTTCTTTGTGGATTCACGGAGGATCCTCTGTTAAAGATGCGAGATGCTGATATTTTTATTTTTCCCAGTAAATATGAAGGGTTTGGATTAGCCTTAGCAGAAGCTATGTCAATAGGTCTGCCAAGTATTGGCTTTTCCACTTGTTCAGGCGTAAATGAATTGATCAAACACAATCAGAATGGTTTTTTAGCATTGGACGACCGGGAGATGGCCCTGCATCTCGAACAATTGATCATGGACCCTTCTCTACGTTCGAGACTTGGAGTTCAAAGCAATTTGGCAATGAAGGAGTACAGTTTTGAGCATATGGCTAAAGGATGGTTAAATTTAGTGGAGACCGTCACAAAGAGTTTTCGGGACGAAGGCGAGATATAGTTGGACTTGAAGACCTCTATTATCTTATGGATAAATTTCATCATGAATGATTTATAAAGGTCTTAATACTCCTGCAAAAGAAAAGTTCAAGGAGAATGTGGCATTTTCCGAGAATAATTCGTATTATTTATTATAAAAGCAAGTACAGCTTTTTACCTTTTCAATGTAAGAATAAATGCAAACAATAAAGAAAAAGAGAATATTATATTTTATGCCTGAAAATCCTAACAGTTCGAAGGCAGGCAATTTGACTAGGTGTAAGCAGTTGTTAACTTATTTTAATACGATAAGTGCAAATTTTGAGATTGATTTTGTGTCGTCAATCAATTGGGGGGCAGGTGATGAATCTATTTTTCAATCAGAATTTCCAAATATTAACCTGATTATTTTACCCTTTAAATCTTCAAAAAAGAATAGAATTAGTTATTTCTTTCGTGATAAATTACAAAAAGAGATAAAAAATATATTCCACTCAAATTTGGTTGATCGTGTTTCGCCATCATTTCAAAGAAGATTTGAAAAGGTTTTAAGCGATCATAAGTATGATTATGTTATTATTAGCTATGTTGAATTTGGTATTTTGGTAAAGAATTTGATAGGACCTTATACAATTTTAGATTCGCATGATTTTCTTACGCTGCAAAATAAGACAAAGGAAAAGGAAAGCTTTTCAATGCGTCAATTGGGTAAAATGTTCGGAGCGGAGTTGTCTATGATGACTTCTTTTAACGAGATATGGACATTTTCAATTGAGGAAAAATATATTTTTGAACAGTTTGCAGATAAATTTGTACGATTAATTCCGGTTTCAATGCCATCGCCTGTTGTTCAAGAACGCGAAAAGAAGATTGACTTAATTTATGTAGCGAGTGACAATCCGCACAATGTGTCAAGCATAAAGTGGTTTTTAGAAAAAGTATTTCCACTACTTACGAATGTTGAACTGCATGTGATTGGCAAGATTTGTGCACATATTCCAGCAGTGAAAAATGTTATAAAACATGGACTGGTGGATGATCTTGCAGAATATTATGAGCAGGCTAAAGTTGCTATCTGTCCAATGCTTTCAGGGACAGGAATCAAAATAAAGGTTTTGGAAGCATTATCTTTTGGCATTCCGGTTGTAACCAATCAGCGTGGTGTCGATGGATTGTTTAATAAATCAGATAATGGATGTCTTGTATCTCTAGATGAACAGGCTTTTGCCTCTCATATAATTGAATTGCTCCAGGGGGCTGAATTTCATAAAAGAAAATCGAATCAGGCCATTGAATATATGCGAAGTAATCATACCGTAAAGAAAGAGTATGAGGTCTTGGACGCTGTTTTTAACAATAGATGAATAAATGAAAATCTCTCTAATAATATCTACTTATAACTGGCCGGAGGCGTTGGCATTATGCTTGGAAAGTGTATTGCTTCAGAAGGTTCTTCCTGATGAAATACTTATCGCTGATGACGGATCAGGAAAGGAGACAGAGCGAGTTGTAGCAGAATATAAAAGTAAGTTTAATATTCCTTTTATTCATGTATGGCATGAAGACGAGGGTTTCCAGTTGGCGAAAATCAGAAATAAAGCTATTGCTAAAGCCTCATCCGACTATATTGTTCAAATTGATGGTGATTTAATTTTGCACCCCTATTTTATCCGGGATCATCGGAAATTTGCGAAAAAAGGATCTGTAGTACGTGCCAGCCGTATTTATCTTGATCAGGAATTTTCCGAGAAAAAATTGACTAAGCTTGATACAAAGGTGAATAGATTTGATAAGGGGGTCTCGAACCTATTCAGTGCTTTTCGTTTTCAGTTGTTATGGAAATATTTTGAATTTAATTATAAAAATAAGGGCAACGAACGTTGGGAGATTCATGGGGCCAATATGGCGTATTGGAAAGAAGATGCCATTCGTGTGAATGGCTACAATGAAGACTTTAAAGGCTGGGGACCGGAAGATAAAGAATTTGTCGCTAGACTCTTAAATATCAATATCAAAAAACGCTTCTTAAAATTCGGCGGCATTGTGTTTCACATCTGGCATGCGATAAATGCAAAAGAGAATTTAGGTAACAACAATTGTTTGTTTGCAAAAACAAAAAAGCTAAATTTGACCTATTGTGATAACGGTATTGATAAATACCTGAAATCATCTGATTAGCACTTACGGTTTTATAGCTATTTTTTGGAAACTTCGATAATTATTACAACGTATAATAGGCCCGATGCATTGGAATTGGTACTATTGTCTACATTAAATCAAACAGTTTTGCCGAGTCAAATTATTGTTGCAGATGACGGCTCTGATGATAGAACAAGACAGCTGGTCCATCGTTATGAGGAGGTTTCTGAAATTCCAATCTGCCATGTATGGCAGGAGGATTGTGGCTTTCGGGTTGCACGTATTCGAAATCAAGCGCTAGCCCAAGTGAAATCACCCTATGTTATACTCGTTGACGGTGACATTCTTATGGCACCAAATTTTATTGAAGACCATCTAAAACTCGCCAAAGTCGGATATTTTATCCAAGGTGGAAGGGTTTTACTGAATCAAGCATTAACATCTAAATTGTTAGCCGAGTCGAATCAACTGAAGTATCCGAATATGTTTCAGGCTGGATTCGAATCTGGTCGGTTTGAAAAGAGAATAAGTAGTTTTCGTAATCTTCTTTTGGCACGATGGACTGCGAAAAACCTAGCAAATAACAGAAGCAAAGTACGCTCTTGTAATATGTCTTTCTATATGCGCGATGTTCATGCAGTGAATGGTTTTAATAATCTTTTTGAAGGCTGGGGCCGGGAAGACAGTGAATTTGTGGAACGTTTATTCAACTATGGACTCAAAGGGCAACTACTTAAGTTTGCTGCAATTGGGTATCACTTATATCATAAAGAGGAGTCTAGAAAAGCACTTCCACAAAACGATCATTTATTAGAAAAGACAAAATTAGAAAAGCTGAAATCCTGTGCTGACGGACTTTCTAGTTTCCTATAGTTATTAATTATCATGGGAATTCCAAAAAATATATTTCAAACATTTAAGGATAATAAGATTCCTTGGCTTACGAAACTCTATATTCGCTCGTTTTTGAAAAAGA
The DNA window shown above is from Sphingobacterium thalpophilum and carries:
- a CDS encoding phosphatidylglycerol lysyltransferase domain-containing protein; amino-acid sequence: MIIRFLAYCKEEGYSFFNRGLTPFSGFDKKKGLVERLISFLYENNPYFRQPKGLKEFKEKFDPCWVEKFVVYSHDLDLISVPLVIDKAMKSNVGK
- a CDS encoding histidine phosphatase family protein; amino-acid sequence: MDNSKKLYIIRHAKAETIPGINDFDRALTSDGIQHAKQVAAKLSAKLTLDENSIVISSPANRALQTTRIFLDVMGSSSFDIQIEETIYECTYKHLLSIINAIPDHINHVLLFGHNPTLTDLVEYLTRKAAYLRTSSCAEIKLDTGFTFQMLSGNCADLVQIID
- a CDS encoding glycosyltransferase; translated protein: MMEKNGCMDRPCPIAVSVVIPVYNVEKYLDETIQSVLDQELQDFEILLVNDGSLDSSAAICQKYASLDPRIYFFDQDNAGVSVARNNGLNRARGEYVYFLDSDDTIDSAFLSVSLAIAKQQNFDLVILGEPYCSRAPRLTAVPTCGLLIKRTLLDTYPDIRFPEGIQPCEDGLFSHRLFLVTDKIGFNPGAVYFYRQHENQNHTQINRQTGRLLKQIPMWLELLNEFYKEHNFFASKALKLALFIEHEPFEFRYLKMAFSDLEKEELFKLLQIFMQEYVSPHLTKEDKEVLTVPFSYFVEARDHRDFDQFYAAYCKRRSQKLKQSLFWVRFIPIAGLRRKVRQRIRHKYLDV
- a CDS encoding glycosyltransferase — encoded protein: MKILLIQHLYFLNGIGGTEKICSTLANILSTNGYEVEIATNENIKGSAVFPLHKSVKVTNIFDSSLEQKLEIPIYNYKGPNPLLWLKYKARKKYSKWYNRKLKKRMGGADKLYQFNLRKRAILWKDYIDRLKPDLIITMSIGSLLEITYGNTLSIPIIDSVNGRPDYDYTNILGGRDAFMVDLLTASFAQLNGVQILFESYRDFLPSNFSGQCSVIANPIQQVDPGDLVIHDGIKERYKIIHVGRLDTECKQQHIAIAIFANLANKYPNWDLEFWGIGPDFDRLNTQIRDLGLSERVFLCGFTEDPLLKMRDADIFIFPSKYEGFGLALAEAMSIGLPSIGFSTCSGVNELIKHNQNGFLALDDREMALHLEQLIMDPSLRSRLGVQSNLAMKEYSFEHMAKGWLNLVETVTKSFRDEGEI
- a CDS encoding glycosyltransferase; translated protein: MQTIKKKRILYFMPENPNSSKAGNLTRCKQLLTYFNTISANFEIDFVSSINWGAGDESIFQSEFPNINLIILPFKSSKKNRISYFFRDKLQKEIKNIFHSNLVDRVSPSFQRRFEKVLSDHKYDYVIISYVEFGILVKNLIGPYTILDSHDFLTLQNKTKEKESFSMRQLGKMFGAELSMMTSFNEIWTFSIEEKYIFEQFADKFVRLIPVSMPSPVVQEREKKIDLIYVASDNPHNVSSIKWFLEKVFPLLTNVELHVIGKICAHIPAVKNVIKHGLVDDLAEYYEQAKVAICPMLSGTGIKIKVLEALSFGIPVVTNQRGVDGLFNKSDNGCLVSLDEQAFASHIIELLQGAEFHKRKSNQAIEYMRSNHTVKKEYEVLDAVFNNR
- a CDS encoding glycosyltransferase family 2 protein, which translates into the protein MKISLIISTYNWPEALALCLESVLLQKVLPDEILIADDGSGKETERVVAEYKSKFNIPFIHVWHEDEGFQLAKIRNKAIAKASSDYIVQIDGDLILHPYFIRDHRKFAKKGSVVRASRIYLDQEFSEKKLTKLDTKVNRFDKGVSNLFSAFRFQLLWKYFEFNYKNKGNERWEIHGANMAYWKEDAIRVNGYNEDFKGWGPEDKEFVARLLNINIKKRFLKFGGIVFHIWHAINAKENLGNNNCLFAKTKKLNLTYCDNGIDKYLKSSD
- a CDS encoding glycosyltransferase family 2 protein, which produces METSIIITTYNRPDALELVLLSTLNQTVLPSQIIVADDGSDDRTRQLVHRYEEVSEIPICHVWQEDCGFRVARIRNQALAQVKSPYVILVDGDILMAPNFIEDHLKLAKVGYFIQGGRVLLNQALTSKLLAESNQLKYPNMFQAGFESGRFEKRISSFRNLLLARWTAKNLANNRSKVRSCNMSFYMRDVHAVNGFNNLFEGWGREDSEFVERLFNYGLKGQLLKFAAIGYHLYHKEESRKALPQNDHLLEKTKLEKLKSCADGLSSFL